One window of the Rosa rugosa chromosome 3, drRosRugo1.1, whole genome shotgun sequence genome contains the following:
- the LOC133738433 gene encoding large ribosomal subunit protein bL28m, with amino-acid sequence MALRTKEMMRSVMKKVGDKNLNPRLKQELKKNRLPDPKIVMGRAQRGIFAGRHIQFGNNVSEDGGNKTRRNWKPNVQEKRLFSYILDRQIRVKVTTHALRCIDKAGGIDEYFLKTPYHKMDTEMGLVWKAKIEKLYEEVGQTGGYAFLQPKDEPKVEQEFKELKLDEREVKRQMYGWSKKLKQIEERKDNQISDKEAHEEGAGIGEASSHVEDHEQLVANS; translated from the exons ATGGCGCTGAGGACGAAGGAGATGATGAGGAGCGTGATGAAGAAAGTCGGAGACAAAAACCTAAACCCCCGATTGAAACAGGAGCTCAAGAAGAATCGCTTGCCCGACCCCAAAATCGTCATGGGCCGAGCCCAACGTGGCATCTTCGCCGGCCGCCACATCCAGTTCGGCAATAACGTCAGCGAAGACGGCGGCAACAA GACAAGGAGGAATTGGAAGCCAAATGTGCAGGAGAAGCGGCTCTTCAGTTACATCCTAGACCGCCAGATTCGAGTCAAAGTCACCACCCACGCTTTGCGTTGCATAGACAAGGCAGGTGGGATTGATGAGTACTTTCTCAAAACTCCTTACCACAAGATGGACACCGAAATGGGCCTTGTCTGGAAAGCCAAAATTGAAAAGCTGTATGAAGAGGTTGGGCAGACAGGGGGATATGCTTTCCTACAACCTAAAGATGAACCCAAGGTTGAACAGGAATTTAAAGAACTAAAACTAGATGAGAGGGAAGTCAAGAGACAGATGTATGGTTGGTCGAAGAAACTAAAACAGATTGAGGAACGAAAAGACAACCAAATCAGTGATAAAGAAGCTCATGAGGAAGGTGCAGGAATAGGGGAAGCAAGCTCTCATGTAGAGGATCATGAGCAGTTGGTTGCAAACTCCTGA